Genomic window (Candidatus Omnitrophota bacterium):
ATATATAGGTTTTCGCCCAAAGAGTGTTTTTGAGGCCGATATAAAGGAATTGCTTAAATAAACATGATTATAACTAAACAAAAAGAGATAAAAGAGATCTTAAAGTACCTCGAAGGGGAGAAGAATATTTTTCTCATCGGCTGCGGTGAGTGCTCCACCACGTGTAAAACCGGCGGCGAAGAGGATGTCAAAAAAATAAAAGAGTTGCTCGAGAAAGAAGGCAAGGTTGTGACGGGATATTCTGTACCGACAGCGCCGTGTATTGCCGCAAAAGTGAAGATGGAGCTGGCGAAGAACAGAAAAACCATCGAATCTTCGGATGCCATTCTGGTATTGGCATGCGGCCTCGGGATACAATCCGTCGCGGAGAACCTACGGGTCGATAAGAAAGTTCACGTTGGGTGTGACACCCTTTTTATGGGCGCTATCGACGCGTCCGGCACATTTATGGAAAGGTGCTCCGCATGCGGAGACTGCATTCTCGATCTTACGGGTCTTATATGTCCGGTAACGCGCTGCGCCAAAGGGTTATTAAATGGGCCTTGCGGCGGGCAGGATAAGGGCAAATGCGAAGTAGACAAAAATCGCGACTGCGCGTGGATACTCATCTATAATCAACTAAAAAAACAGGGCAACCTGAATCTGCTGAAAGCAAAGCGTCCCCCCAAAGATTACTCCAAATCATCGAAGCCACGGCAATTGAAACTGCAATAAAGTTTGTTTCCTCCTCTCTCACCCTTATGATATAAAACTTCCCCGTCTCTCTAATGTATTGATAGCGGGGCCTGCCGCTTTGAGGACTTTTGTTTCTACAGGTTCGCATAGACTCTATGAATAGCCCGCCAGGATTAACAACGCATCCGGCTATATAAAGCATATA
Coding sequences:
- a CDS encoding methylenetetrahydrofolate reductase C-terminal domain-containing protein, producing MIITKQKEIKEILKYLEGEKNIFLIGCGECSTTCKTGGEEDVKKIKELLEKEGKVVTGYSVPTAPCIAAKVKMELAKNRKTIESSDAILVLACGLGIQSVAENLRVDKKVHVGCDTLFMGAIDASGTFMERCSACGDCILDLTGLICPVTRCAKGLLNGPCGGQDKGKCEVDKNRDCAWILIYNQLKKQGNLNLLKAKRPPKDYSKSSKPRQLKLQ